A window from Telopea speciosissima isolate NSW1024214 ecotype Mountain lineage chromosome 8, Tspe_v1, whole genome shotgun sequence encodes these proteins:
- the LOC122671461 gene encoding peroxisomal fatty acid beta-oxidation multifunctional protein AIM1-like, giving the protein MSNMRLTMEVGGDGVAIIRISNPPVNALAPRILAGLKEKYSEAMKRDDVKAIVVIGEGGRFSGGFDISVFEAIHKDGDISRLPDVSVDLLINTIEDAKKPSVAAIEGLALGGGLELALGCHARISAPKAQLGLPELTLGVIPGFGGTQRLPRLVGVSKAVEMMLSSKPITSEEGKKLGLIDAVVSSEELLNVSRRWALDIAERLKPWVSSLRRTDKIGPLSEARELLRRARQQARLTAPNMPQHQACLDVIEEGIVFGGYSGVLKEAKVFNELVLSSTSKGLVHVFFSQRATSKVPNVTNAGLKPRDIKKVAVIGGGLMGSGIATAFILSNIPVILKEINSEYLQKGMKAVEANLQGLVARRKMTRDKAEKALSILKGVLDYSEFKKVDMVIEAVIENIPLKQSMFSEFEKVCHPHCILATNTSTIDLNIIGEKTSSQDRIIGAHFFSPAHVMPLLEIVRTEKTSAQAILDLMTVGKLIKKVPVVVGNCIGFAVNRAFFPYTQGAHLLANLGVDVFRIDRVISNFGMPMGPFQLQDLAGYGVAMATGKVLRTAFSDRSFKSPLVELLLENGRNGKNNGKGYYIYEKGSKPKPDPSVLPIIEESRRVTHIMPGGKPISVTDQEILEMLLFPVVNEACRILDEGVVVRASDLDVASVLGMSFPTYRGGIVFWADSIGSEYIFTSLKKWSEVYGSFFKPSKFLEERARKGMTLSAPAVTSQASRSRM; this is encoded by the exons GTGAAGGTGGAAGATTTTCTGGTGGTTTTGACATCAGTGTTTTCGAGGCAATCCACAAAGATG GAGATATTTCACGGTTGCCTGATGTGTCAGTTGATCTTTTGATCAATACAATCGAAG ATGCGAAAAAGCCTTCTGTTGCTGCTATTGAAGGGCTTGCACTTGGAGGTGGCTTAGAGTTGGCATTG GGATGCCACGCACGTATTTCTGCTCCAAAAGCACAACTTGGCTTGCCAGAATTGACGCTTGGAGTGATTCCTGGTTTTGGAG GTACACAACGTCTTCCGAGGCTTGTTGGGGTGTCAAAGGCTGTTGAAATGATGCTG TCATCCAAACCAATTACGtctgaagaagggaagaagctagGTCTTATTGATGCTGTTGTATCTTCCGAAGAGTTGCTAAACGTATCTCGACGCTGGGCTTTAGACATTGCTGAAAGGCTCAAACCCTGGGTATCTTCTCTTCGTAGGACTGACAAAATTGGTCCGCTATCTGAGGCACGTGAGTTATTAAGAAGAGCTCGACAGCAGGCAAGGCTAACTGCTCCCAATATGCCCCAGCATCAAGCATGCCTTGACGTGATTGAGGAAGGCATTGTTTTTGGAGGGTATTCTGGTGTATTGAAG GAGGCAAAAGTATTCAATGAGTTGGTGTTATCAAGCACTTCAAAAGGTCTTGTTCATGTCTTCTTTTCCCAACGTGCAACATCTAAG GTACCTAATGTTACTAATGCTGGGCTCAAACCGAGGGATATTAAGAAAGTTGCTGTTATTGGTGGAGGTTTGATGGGTTCTGGTATAGCAACAGCTTTTATCCTGAGCAATATACCAGTCATTCTCAAGGAAATCAATTCAGAGTACCTGCAGAAGGGGATGAAAGCTGTAGAAG CAAATCTCCAAGGTCTGGTAGCAAGAAGGAAAATGACAAGGGACAAGGCTGAGAAAGCTCTCTCAATTCTTAAAGGAGTATTGGATTATTCAGAATTTAAAAAAGTGGACATGGTTATAGAG GCTGTTATTGAAAACATTCCTCTGAAACAATCGATGTTTAGTGAATTTGAGAAGGTTTGTCATCCTCATTGCATTTTGGCCACAAATACTTCTACTATTGATCTCAATATAATCGGAGAAAAGACCAGTTCTCAAGATCGTATTATTGGTGCACATTTTTTCAG TCCTGCTCATGTAATGCCACTCTTGGAAATTGTTCGCACGGAGAAGACTTCTGCGCAAGCAATCCTTGACCTGATGACAGTTGGCAAGTTAATAAAGAAAGTCCCTGTGGTGGTAGGAAACTGCATTGGCTTTGCAGTTAACCGGGCTTTCTTCCCATATACTCAAGGAGCACATCTCTTGGCAAACTTGGGCGTGGATGTGTTTAGAATTGACAGAGTGATCAGCAATTTCGGCATGCCAATGGGCCCTTTCCA GCTTCAGGACTTGGCTGGATATGGAGTGGCCATGGCAACTGGGAAAGTACTTAGAACTGCCTTCTCAGACCGTTCATTCAAATCTCCATTAGTTGAACTTCTGCTGGAAAACGGGCGAAATG GTAAAAACAATggaaagggatattacatatatgaaaaggGAAGCAAGCCAAAACCTGATCCTTCTGTGCTTCCAATTATTGAAGAGTCTAGAAGAGTTACTCACATTATGCCTGGTGGAAAG CCTATATCCGTGACTGACCAAGAAATCCTGGAGATGTTACTCTTTCCGGTGGTGAATGAGGCATGCCGTATTTTGGATGAAGGAGTAGTTGTTCGAGCATCAGACCTTGATGTTGCATCTGTTCTTGGGATGAGTTTTCCTACTTATCG TGGTGGTATTGTATTTTGGGCTGATTCAATTGGATCTGAATATATATTCACAAGTCTCAAGAAGTGGTCAGAAGTATATGGCAGCTTCTTCAAACCATCAAAGTTTCTGGAAGAAAGAGCAAGAAAGGGCATGACCTTG AGTGCACCTGCTGTGACATCTCAAGCTTCGAGGTCACGCATGTAG